A stretch of DNA from Tissierellales bacterium:
ATTTAGGAATGCAAGACCAATATTATACTTTTAATATGTTCGATACACAAGCTTGGTTAGCGAGAGATTATATGATGGATAAATTTGAAATGCCATCTAAAGAAGAACGACGTAAAGATATCGACCAATGGTTATCAGAGTATGATAAAGTAGAAGATGCAAATGGGGATGTAGATTTTCAAGCAGCTTATATTAAGGATTTGATTTCATATACGGATTATCCTGATTTTAATATTGATAAAGTAGGAGATATGTTTAAAGAGTGGTTAAAAGATAAAGAGGATAATATTCTAACCTATAGAGATAAAACTTTCAAATCTGTTATTACAGGAACAGAAGCCATCGAACATCATACCGATTGGATGGACGAGCTAGATGATAGTAAGAAACGCTATTTGATGGATGAAAAAGAAGTAGAAGCTTTAGAAGAAAAACAAGAAGTACTGGAAACAACTAAAGCTTAAATTATACTCCCACCTAATAATTATAAAGATGTGTATTAGAATTTCTAGTACACATCTTTTTGTTTTTATAGATTAATAATTTATAGTCTTCTCTTACTGCTATTTCCTCCTAGAAGGTTGATAATGATCATTATTACTGCAATTACCAGAATAATATGAATTAATCCGCCAGTTACCATTCCTCCTAGAAAAGTAATAGCCCAAATGATAATTAAAAGTACCGCTATTGTATATAGTATTCTTCCCATAATAGTATAGTTTTTAAGAAATAATACATAAGTACAAGTTTGTACTTATGTATTATTTGATAGTTTATAAACTATTCAACCAACTGTTAACTTCTTCTCTTGATTTGCCAGTTTTTTTCTGAAGTTTACCTAATAGTTCTTCTTCTTTACCTTCAGCGTACATAAGATCATTGTCTGTAAGATCAGCATAAGTGGATTTAACTTTACCTTTAATCTGATTCCAGCGTCCTTTCCATTTTAGATTGTCCATAATAATAGTTTTAAATTAATAATTTATTTTGTTTGTATTGTAAATCTAATTTAAATATATGTAATATGATGTTTGTTTAATTTAATTAGCAAAATATTGTGATAAGTTTATATTTGCCTCCTATTTTGTGTTTATATGATACTTTCTAGAATATATGTTTAAAAATAGAAAAAGAAAGATAAAAAAATCATTTTTTTTGAGAAGGTAGGTAACTGCAATTATAACTGTTGTTTCTAAGTAGTGGTCCTAAAATATTTTTTTAAATTTATAAAAATTAAAAATAGATGAATAAATTTATGAAACGAGCCATAGAATTGGCTGTAAAGAATGTAGAAGAAGGGGGACAACCTTTTGGAGCGGTACTGGTAAAAGATAATCAGATTATAGCGGAAGGCGTAAATGAGTTGCATATTAAAAATGACATTAGTGGGCATGCCGAATTATTAGCTATTCGTAAAGCACAAGAAAAATTAGGTAGTTTAAACTTATCCAGTTCTACCATGTATGCAAGTGGCCATCCTTGTCCTATGTGTTTAAGTGCTATGTATTTTTCAGGGATAAAAAACATATATTATTCTGCTTCTTTGGAAGATCTTGAAGAAGTAGGTATGGAGTATTCAAGTTTTATTTATCAGGAATTAACCAAAAAAAATAAAGAACGTACTATCGTGATGAAGCACATAGGTTTATCGGGGGATATAGAAAATCCTTTAAAGATGTAAGCCAAATAACATTCTTATTGTAAAGGTTGCATCGAAATTAATTTACTCCACGATAATTCTTTATTGAGCTTAAATTCAACCACCATTCCATAACTTAGCTGTATTCGGAAAGAATTCTCTAGACTTATTCCTAAAAGATGGCTAATCATACTTCGGATATTTCCTGCATGGGTGATAACAGCTACTTTTTTGTAAGGAGTCTGAGTAAGA
This window harbors:
- a CDS encoding CsbD family protein: MDNLKWKGRWNQIKGKVKSTYADLTDNDLMYAEGKEEELLGKLQKKTGKSREEVNSWLNSL
- a CDS encoding nucleoside deaminase → MKRAIELAVKNVEEGGQPFGAVLVKDNQIIAEGVNELHIKNDISGHAELLAIRKAQEKLGSLNLSSSTMYASGHPCPMCLSAMYFSGIKNIYYSASLEDLEEVGMEYSSFIYQELTKKNKERTIVMKHIGLSGDIENPLKM